The sequence TCATTTAAAATTGCAAATAGATTGCAGAAATGGTTACGACACAAGCCATGAGGGAAAACACGACACCAGACAACTTATTCAGATATTAAATATGAAATGGAGTATTCATTTGAACTATAATACACCAACATGTACATAGCACAATTTGGGTTTACATCCGATGCTATGTGTGGGCCAGCTTTTATAAGCAGTTCATATCAGAGTTAGTTCCTCTATTGGTTCCTCTCTAAGTTCCTCTGTTCTGATATCAGTCAGAGGGCAGATGCCTCAAGACCAAGAGGAGCCCAAAAGCCATCCACTTCTCCTTCAAGAACTGCACCAGCGCCCAGGCCTACCGTCCACGCTTCTGTGGCCTCTGCAATGACGGCCGCTGCTGCACCCCTCACAGCACCAAGACGGCACAGATGAAGTTTGCCTGCCCAAACAACAGGGTGATCAAAAGGCCCGTGATGTTCATCAACACCTGCGCCTGCCACCACCACTGTCCCCGGGACAACGGCATCTACCAGAACACAGACCTGATGTACACCGGCAGCACGAGACTCTGAGCTTCAGAAACGATTGTAGAGCTTTAGAGATTCATCTCTGAGCCCTGTGCTCACCACGAGATCTGCTCTGTAGTGAATGGGCTTGCTTTATTCTGTGTTACCCTCAATTACACCAAAGGTTTATTATACTTGATTAGAACAGTAGTTTGAGAAGATCCGTTCGCTGCTATCCTCAGAGCTGTATCAGTACTAAGTACTGCGCTTACTTCCGACACCCTTTGAGTGTTCAAAGGACCATATACTATGTGTATCTAAAGGCTAAAGGGGGGAGGCATCAGAGGGTTCTACAGGCTAAGTAATACTACCCTTATCTCCTGGTAATCCCAACTCATAGATAGTGACCTTGGTGTTCAAGGTGTCTCCAGGACCAGGTTTGCTCAgcctcattattattattattattattattataattcatGTATTAGTGCAATAGTGAGGGCACAAAAGGGCCCAGTCTATTCAGCTGAATTCCTCACAGGTTAGCGTGTTACAGGGGTGACCTCTCCCAGGCCCTGGGTTCATGTCTGTTCTTCACAGCTGTGAGGGGCCCCTGAGACTAAGAGGGCAAAGGTAACTCTCACACTGCTGTGGGGATCTCAGCAGCTAGACGTGCTTAGGCCCTGTGACCGGGACCAGAGCTTGGACTTTAGCAAGCAGACGTGGTGCCTGAAGATGTGGGTTAAAAGCCAGACACGGTGTCCCACTTTGACAGTAataatttatgtatgtgtgtaggtatttAGTAAAAGTTATGAAATAGGACGTGTTGTGTAGCCCCTTACCCTCAGATACCTCATATTTGGTTTtgtaaaaaaagacagagtatatatgtatatatgtgctcTAAAGTTAGCTTTTGCATGTATGAAATGcacaatgtttatttttattaactATTGTAAATAGCAATATACAGTATTTGATTGTCTCTATATGTGCTTTACAGTATTGTTTTTGACTCAGCTTTTCCAGTGTTCTTAATAATCAGTATTTCAACTGATTCACAATGTGgtattaaatatgtatttttttttatacagaggTCTCATGTGTTCTTTCGTTCAATAGAAGAAAGTCCATTTCAGTAGGCAGAGGCGCAGTGTAACTGTCCCAGTCTGAGGAGGGTTCCTATATCTGAACACTAGCAGTGCCAGTAAGAGGCACACATGAGTTTGAGAAATCAATAGCGCCACCATGTGGATGGCAATAATTAGGTGCATAGTCCAGGAACTTCACAGAGTCCAAATACTGTATGGGTGCAGCCAACATGAAATATTGCTGTATGATGAACAAGTATAATACCGTGAAGTATATAGTATATTACAAAGTATATGAAACACTGCTATGTGTTACGGCCTGTTATGACCTGAATGAGATTCAAACATCTATTCAAAAAGTAACATTATCTATGGTGTAAGTCATGGTTCATTGTGTTGCGGTTGAGTCTCCTCTTGCTTGGAAAATATTGCTGTCTACCTTCCTAAAGTGGCACTAATGGAGCTGTTATAATTGCTAAGTATAAATGTATAATTCTCTTAACTAATATATAAGCATGAATCTCACTCCTACAGATTTCCTGAGGTCTCCCTAAATACGGTGGGTGATCTGAATTGTCATATAACACTTCAGTGcctcttggtgtgtgtgctctatctAAAGTTATTCTGGTAAGTTTCCTTGGACAGTCAGAACAAAATGTAGTCTTTCTGTAGAACTACTACAATCTTGAATGAATcaagtaaaaaatgtaatgtaactgATGTGGATGCATGCCCCATGGGATTACGTTGTATAGCCTTTTGTGGTTGCCATttatagcattctaactcaaCACTGGACTGATTTCAATCGTTAGTTCAATCGTTGAATCTAAAGATctaaaaaatagggcccaggttgaaaagtCCCAACGTTTCCCTTTAAGGCTGTGGTTATGACCTATAGCCCCCACTGATGAATATCCTGTTCTCTCTGATCTTCTTTTCTTGCCTGATGGCCACAAGAGGGCGTGCCATTATTCTCCGACTAGCAGAAGTCGTCAAACAATAAATTTGACATCTGAAAGCAAATTACATTTTCAAGCTGAACTGCTTGTCTCGGTCTCTGCTCATATCAGCTTGGAACTCAATGCACTTTACAAAGAAACTCAACAAGGACCTGCATCTGATTTATGTCAATAAGCTTTGCAGGTAAGCCTTCTGTTCACAGACAGAGCACAGTATTGTACATCCCTAAAACTCCCTAGGAACTCATGGATTCAAGGCAATCTGCATTCTAATATTTGAGTAAGTTCACTTTAAATTAAGTACAAAAGAGTTAAAACTTTTATTGTTATGAATTTCATGTTGAGCATAAATAAGTGTATCACATAGGTGCTGTGCACTGAAAGTCGATGTTAACGgattcatcatcctcatcacaGCTGTGTACAATACTGAGCTCCCCACCCCAGCAGAGCGAGCACTCACCCCCTTAGAGCCACTCAtcaccacagacacaacacaaacaccagcaccacATCCTCACTCTCTAATGAAGCCCTACAAACCAGGCCATTCATGCTTATGGGTCATTACACGATAGGGGGGGAAATGATATGTTTACATAGGGGGGTTAGCCATTCAAAGAATAATAAATATGGAAGCTTGTATAAAAATATACACCTAACCAtttgggatggggggtggggggattgggGGCAATAGTGCAGGGGTGCAGTGGTTTTCAGATTTCGCTCTCGTACGTGTGCAGGTAGGTCTTGAGGGACAGGATCTCCTGGTAGGAGCGGCTGGTGCGGCGGTAGAAGTCCAGGCCCGTGAGGATCTCCACGTCGCGCACACGGGCCGTGTGGGTCTTCATCAGCTCCTCCACCCACTTGGCCTCCTCGTCTGCGCTCTGCGGGGGAGGAAGAGTGgtaaggaggaaggaggaagagttCATAAGCTTCGTTTTACGTCTAGAGTTGCTTATCATAGAGACATGCTTACAACTGGATGACAAGCTGTTTTGACATCTGAACACTAAACAAAAttggcagacaaaaaaaaaaaaccttctgccTTGAGACAAAGCTGAAAAAGAAGCCCTTTGTAGGGTgcagaaaaggaaaatgacGTGTGTACAAAGCAATCCGGCACCTCTTACAATCTGTTTTACTTTGGCGTACTACTTGTGTGACAGTGGAGGACACTCACGTTGCAGCTCTCGTCGTTGTCAGCTCGGTGAGGCAGGATGAAGGAGAAAACACTGAGGGGACCGTCACATAAGTCCACCGTGTGTAGGAAGTCCAGACAGCTTGTCACCACAACGAAAAAGTGTGTAGGGATTGGTATCGAGCCACTCACGtacctgaacaaacacacacacagagagagagagagagagagagagagagagagagagagagagagagagagagagagagagagagagagaaaacagacatgCAAGGGACATAAGTGgatgaataaatgtgtgtgcctTCCCAACTCACTGCAACTCGGCTGATGATActacaagaaagaaagatggcAACAGCTAAAACATTAAGCTTCTCATAATACAAATGCCTCAGTTATTGAGTTCCAGACAGAGGCATACCATGGgcacaaaaaaacaagagcAACCTCTGCAGCTCGTCATGTGgtctcactcctcactcactgTTTCATCTTCTCTGCTGTATCTCTGTGTCCATCATAGTCATAGTCAAAGATGGGGCCGGCGATTATATTCACTCCATTACGCTCGCTGGCATATCTCTTCACCAGGGCCTTCTGGAAGTACGTCCACATTCCTGAGAAACACCACAAAAAGGAGTGAGATCACTGATAGAGAGTAAAAGAAAATGGCAGATAAACAATAAACCTAAATCTTCTGTTACGCATGTCTTTTAGGCAGGTCCTAGAACCTGACCTGTGCTCCAGATAGAggaaccctccctccctccctctcccatcgATGCCCTGAGTGTCTGAGGCCACCCACCAGGGCTATGATCAGAAGCAGGCGGACCACCAGAGCACTTGGGTTTGAATCCGTATGTGTGCACTTAACTCATTTACTCCCTCTACCCATTCAAGAGGAACAGTGGGGGGAACACCAAAAGAGACCCATTTTCTATCTGTGGAGATCCCACAGGCCACACATGACTGCTACCACTTACTAGAATGAGGTAAACAgggctacaaaaaaaaaactgagtcACAAATTCATagaaatatttttaaaaacatgagGACAAATTTCGTATTGTTTTTCTGTGCTATATACACGTTTAGCTGAAAACTGTACCGAACCCTAATCACTTAAGAGAATGCTGAAATAAACCATGTGTTCCACACATTTTTCAGAGAATAACCAGATTAGAAATCCAAAATATGCTTATATGATCAAGATGTATTGTGACAATGTTTAGGCATGGAGTATTGTCCCGAAACATAGACTCTGGGGAGTTGTACACAGTCACTGGTATACTCAGACCCTCCTACAGGCCTCGCCATAATGCCTggtgaggaacagagagagcagcCTACTTATCCTATAAGTGGGCTGAAATGTTTAAGAGAAGcaatgttctctgtgtgtctttggactatgtaaatgcatgttgacacacagacagctgtgaAAATACCACCACACTCAGActtacacacatgtaaacacacggaagaacacacacaggtatgtgcAAATGTACAGTTAGGTCCTCATTCATAACTGCACAAGCACAccaaatacaaacatacatctTTTTATATATCTCTCAGAAATCAAAGGTAACCTGACATAACTTTAAACAATAATTAACTAACATAACTAAACTATAATGTTGGCAATTTTTGCTACATTTTATGCTCAGTATAATATTACCGGAATTGTACAGAGTCTACATTTTTTAATCCCATTGGAAttgcataaaaaaacaaaccaaaatgtatttatatacattCAAGGGCACACATGTTTGAAATAATGCTTAGCTTGTGGATATTTTTTGACACTGCACAAATTCCACAGAAACCACTATCTACACTGActattacatgtgtttatacATATTTGAAATCCTTCATTTCTCAGAGAATACCTTTCCAAAAAGCTACAAGCTTTATagaaaaagaaaccaaaaacTTTAAAATAGTTAAATACTATTAAAAATAGAAAACTCAGAATAGACTCACTTTTGAATGCTGGGTACATGGGCACTGTGTTGGTGATGAGCACAGCATCATATCTGGCATCCTGGCTTGAGGCCAACTCTGTCAATCAAGTTCATGAAATGAGACCAAAGAATGACTGCCATCTGTGCAGAATTATGATGACTGCTTAGGACATGGCGAGGATCATGGGAGCGGTGACTCACGGGGAGGGTACAGGAAGCCGTAGGAGATCTGCTTGTCTGCCTTGTAGCCTGTGCAGGACTGACTGTAAGCCGGAGGGATGCGTGCGTCTGGCCTCACGCAGTTACTGAGAGCATCTGTCAGAGTCGTCACGTCAACCtgagcaaaaaatgacacaccATCATATCAGAGAAACATACTATAGGCCTACTGGTAAGTATCCATAGTCCTCCTTATGAGGCATGCTTCTACCACTGCAGAGTTTGCGTTGATGCTCAATCCAAAACTGGTCAGAAGGCCAGTATATTGAGCATGCTTTCATTACTTTGTAGATGACTTTGAACATATTTTAGAAATTAAGGAAGTTGAGCTGAGCACAAACTCTACACTGGAGAATTCTGCTATCAGTTTAAAGGGGTGACATCTTTTGTACTGCAGTGTGCTTACAGGCAGTGTTGCCATATATCAAGGCAGTGACAAAACAAGCCTGTCGCTCACATTCAGGATTGAGAAAAATGTGTCTCTATAACTCTACTTAATGTCAACATCATGTACTGATTACGCATTGGGCCTGTCGTAGTTGAGCAATCCACTGAATAGAAAACAGATATTTTGATTGAAGCTGCCGGCTAGATTCTTAAAATCATTACTAAACCACTGAGTCTTTTAGGCATTCTGTTTTCCTATTCTCTGTGGTGCTGAGGAGAGACCGATACCTGTTTTGGTACAGTGTAGGAGGTCCACAGGGGCATGGATAGGACTTCACTGTATGCACTGATAAAGTCACTGTGGTGGAGGATGCTGTATTTCGTTTGAAACATAACTGCTGGTCGACCATGAGGGAGGTTCTTGCTGTCTACATGaccaaagagaaagggaaagagacagatagatgaaGTGTGTGACTGACCCCCACCATGACATTTAAGTAGCAAAGCTGCGGTCAGTTACCATTCCTTCAAaaatgtttcattcattcactacATTTAAATGATGGTGTTTCTGAAAGGAGATCTTTACCATCTATAGCTTGCCTCACACGTTGGTTGAGCTCTTCCACTTTGTTCTGTAAGAGACAGAGCCACAGTGACTCCAGGTTATAGCCTCTTACAATGGCCAGTTTCAAAGCTCTCTGTCCCCTATATTTTGAACGCAACTGTAAAAGATTCAAAGTGAAAATGTCTTGCAAGAAATCTACATCCCTGCAGAAGCAAGAGCatttaaaagaagaagaaaaaagagaaacttCATTCACATCAAGCATTTCAAGAATTTTAAAGTTTTTCTTAACAGCATCTGGAACAAATCTGCAGGTCAACTTAGTACGCACAGTGTACAGCTCAATTCCACAGCTGCACAATAGCAAGGTAGttagaaacaaaacaacacttcTATGTACAACTGTCTGAAAATGATTTGATGCATATTTGTATGGCAAGAACAATTATTCAACATACTCCATGATAACTCTGTCCAAAATAACACTGTGTAGGTTGTTGTTGTGCATGTTTCTACTGTTATTTCTACTGTTAAATATCTCAAAGTTTGGCAAATGTGATGAGTTACAAATCTGTAAACACCAATGGCGGAATCAATTAACTTCTATTGGCAGTGGCTTTGCATATTTTGTGGAAACATTCTTGCCTATCTAAAAACTCCCTTGCTTATCTAAATGCTGAGATGACATTGTTTCTTAACTTAATAAGCCTTGTTAATACGTGTGTCTGTAGAAAAAGTAATACTCCTGCAACAGGAACCCATCTGTACATCGAAAAGCATTCTGGGGATTAGACAGGGCGCTGACCTTATCTTCACAGCTGCACCCTAAGTCGTCTGTGACGCCACCAACAGGACCTGATGGGGTGGGCTTGGACACTTCCTCAGGCATGGCAGGTTTGTGTGCAGGGAGCTTCAGCAGGTGGTTTAGACTGCCATGGGTGCCGTTGTTTGGGACAGGCTTCACTCCCAGCAGATCTGTGGAGTCGAGAGGAGAATCTGGTCTAATATCAACTCCACCCTGCATTCACACACCGTCCTGTCCAGCTCACGTTGTGTTCAGCATCTTTGAGATGATGCATCGACAGAATCTGATGCACGCTGTTCTGCACTGCACACCCGCAAACAGCACTAACAAATCTAAAATGTACagaatatatacatgtacaaGATTATCACATCCATCAGTTCACTGCTGGAACAAGTTAATCTTACCACACATAATGTTGTAAAGTTCGATGTTCTCGAATGCTGGGACTTTAGTCTTAAAATTGAATGATGGTCCATAACCTAAGAAAATAGTCTGAGGGGAAAAGAGACATGCATGATTACAATAATCGGAGAGTATCTTTGGCCTTAGTATGTTAGGGTTACACTGGAAAATACGTATCATGTACCTGCATACTGTTGATCTTGTTATCGTAACCATGGTCAccagaaaataaacatttggGCTTCCTCTCAGGTGGCTTCCTGTATAAGATAGTGACAAAAATGGTAGAAATCACCTCTCAATGACACAATACCATATAGGAGACAACTAAAATAAGTCACATCTGACATGGTATTTTTTATGAAGACACAACTATGAAATTATAAATATCCTCATGTAACGTCCAGAGCCTGATGGTATACCTCGGTCCAATGCCACTGATGAACGTAGGCAATAAGGTTCTGGGTTATATCATCAAACCACAATGGTGAGCAGATTCAGATGCATGCACTACCGAGACAAAAAAGAACATCTGCTCTAAAGCACTGCTCTCCTTTCCCCATTCTTCAGTGTGCTACCTAGTGTTCTAGAAAAAATATCCAGAGAGGTAGGTTTCCAGCTCTGATTGTAATTTCCAATTACATTCTGATTACATTAGTTCCCTAAATTACAGCCACAAATGCTGCTGAATCTTGGTAGTAATTCAGTCACACTGACTatgaaacaggtttaatcttgatCCTACAGTATATGTGTTATCTCAGAGCCAAATGGCTAAATCTGTTATTAAAGACAAACCAGTTATAAATAACCAATTGCAACCAATTTTCCAATGAGTATTGCTAACCAGGTAACTTTGGAAAATGCtttgtaaatcttttttttactaAACAAAGACCTTACTGATCAGTTAGAGTCATAATATTTCTACATTATTGGCAAATTAGCTAATTGGCTTTCTCCCCATATTGAGGTTTTCCAAACATTTGTTATGTGCATGCTAGCATGTAGCGTCAGCTCTATTACAGGACATTTATACTAATTTCTTTCCTGCGACTTAGAGCTGCCGCTTCacctttattttgtttatttctaaTTCATAAAATCTACCACCCATAAACTTTGCCTTCCACCACCCCAAATCTCCACCCCAATTTAGTGGTTAGCAATAATTGCAAATTATTTCAATTCCAGTGTCagagccaaaaaaaaacatcggtTTATTTGTTACAGAGAATGCTTTTCTAAACTGCCTTTTGGTCAGAGGCGGTTTTACGGCAATGATATGCCGCCTCTAGCTAATCATTAGACAGTTGTGCAGACACCGAAACATCTCAAAAATCCAACCAGTGAACCAGCGTTCTGTCTGCTTTTTAATGAAGGACCCATTAGTCTCTACACTCAGTGACCCGAATGTCGGAGAACTCCACAAGCATGCGGTGTCTGCTAATCACCTATCAGGCCTTGGGGAGCCgtcaattatttcattttattcaaGCATTGGATACGAAACAAGAAGAAGACTGATCCCTACTGAAACTGTCAGCCGGGTATGaagcctgcctctctctctctctctctctctctcagagagcaGTCAGTTCACAGCTCCCATGGTGCCAGCGATTAGATGGTCTTATATCTTGGCAGGGTGAAGCTAAAAGACCTCTTTCATTTAGCTCTGCGGTCGACTCAAAtgagggagtggggtgggggagcaTAGGAAACTGAACGCTGTCGCTCTTTACCCTCCCAActccccccacaccacacaaacacacacaaacacacacacacaatacacattttacacacacacacacaatactctcCCTGATTTGTTTTCAGTGGCTTCACCCGTCAGGTGATGGCATGACCTCATAGATTGACTTTAAGGCGATGGTAGTTTCACAAGCAGAACGAATGTGGTGGGGTTGTTGGTCTTCATGTAAAACATGTACGGTCTCTTCTTACATCCCCTGCCTTCGGTAGTTATTCCTCAAAACAAGACTTACTTAACTTTGTCTCCGAGAGCCAACCTTTCTGAATTGAAACTGAATGCAATGTGGTTTCTAAACCACAGTCTTGGAAGGTACCAAGTGTAAACTGCTGATCTATGTGCAGCTAAATTGGAAATGtgtaaaaaacatttaaatgatgAAGAGTTTTGAGGGTTAGTGTGAGCAAAGAAACCAAGAAGGTGGGACCTCACCTTGCAACATGCCATTTCCTCTCCACCATAATATGGATGTCCTCAATGCGGCGGTTGTAGGCATAGTGGAGCCGTTTGGGCAGATGTTGCTTCAGGTATGGCTTAAAGTGCTGGCCTGGCTTCTTGCACTGAGGGGGGTGAGGACACACATGCTGTTTTACATGCCGCTCAGCAGGGCTCTCTGTGCTAAGGGTATTAAAGAAACCTAATAACAGCATTCAATAATAACACACATTGAAACCACCAGGAAAGGCACAGGTACTGTATGACTTACTGTGAGATTGGCCACCACTGCTTTGGCATCATCTAgggaatacaaaaacaaaataataacaatgcGAGGTGttaaattacaaaatagaaaacaaaacaatttgcTACAATATTTCTTTTCGAAGAAACTATTCCACAGGTATTCTGATATTTACAATGATACTTCTTTCATGTGTTATTTACTGACAGTCAATCATCTCGCTCCCTGAAGTGACCTGAATGGAATGCACTGCCTCCGTTTGTCTCACATTCTTTCATCACTTACATTTGGCGTTATTTGGGTTTCTGGCACGGATTCTTCCCAAAGATCCTGGTATGAGAAAAATGTCATCCACGTTCGTCATGTAGGAGTTCAGGAATTCTGTTCTGTCACAGTTTGCCTCTTCCATTCCTGAATAGGACAAAATCTCATATCAGCCTGATACAGAATAGGACAAAATCTCATATCAGCCTGACTGCCACAGAATCCCCTTTTTTGGTACATAATGGCTTTGGTCAAGGGGATGGTGCTGTTTACTCTGTCACCATATTTACAAGCCAGCAATTCTAGCCATGAGAATCAACTGGGAACAATCTCTTGATAATTTCCAGTACCGTGATCTCCCACTAAGATGACGTTAACACATCGATGAAGTTTCATCTGTTTCAGACCCTCCATCAGGTGGCCCACCACTTTATCCAAGTCTTTCAGTGCAACGCTGATCTgcagaacacagaaccacaTGGTCAGATCAGTGTATGCGGAGCAGTACAGTATTTGCAAATATGAAAAACTTATGTTGCCAGTGCATTGTAGTTATTTTGAAATACTTTAATTGCATATTTTTTGAAGATTTTCATAATCCATTAATGTACAATCAAAGTGTATCATATTTAgaggcacatcacacacatttgaatttcTCTTTTGTACATGTTTAGCAAAGTAGACTGTGGACTACAccgcatttgtttgttttaaaataatgtatacaTTGTTGACATGGTCAACAAAGCTGTGATATAGTAAAATATTACTTGTCTCTACTATATTTATGAATGAACAATAATGAATAGATAATTTACATTCATGTGAACCTGGACATGTATGAAGGTATTAAAATCAGGCGTAGAATTCACACAGGGCTAGAAACACTGACAGTGAGATATGGCTAAAGGCATATAAAACAACCCTATTAAGGTTTAACCAGTGTCAATTCAGTTTACAGACAGGCTACATCTTACGTCATTACTCAGCGGTCCCAGTTTATGTCCGTAGACGTCAGGGTGCTCATTGTGCATTGCATACACATAGGGCCTGTAACCACAGGAAGAGGGATCATACCACACAGTGTCATAACCATACAGTAACTACACTTTCAGAAGTAAGTgaggacatacagtatgtaatcTAGTTTAAGCATGAAGGGAGCGTAGCTGAAAGATCTCTACAGCCAATGTAGCAGTGCAGAATCTAGAGCAGGTATTGCTGATAGAACACCCTTCAGAGTAGTGCATAAGGAGAAGGTTGTGTGGGTAGGTGGGGGGTGCAGTGCAGACCTCTCTGTATCCGGAAGGTTCAGCCACTGTAGAATGGTCAAAATCCTCCTTTCCAATGGAATGGACCTGTTGGAGAAgacacaagcaaaaaaaaacatcagcactAAATTAGATATATTCActgctgtgtatatatattcatCTGTGTAATAACATTCGTGAGGATACCTTAGCAAAAGCAATATCTATGTCACAgtcaataaattaatttaatgaatttaatttccatcaaaaaaaaacaaaataacatcTTGCCAATATTGACATATTCTGCTCATTATTAGTCAAAGCCTTAAGGTTAAATAAAACTCATTAGTCATTATGTCCATATTTAGAAAGCCCAGGAAACTATGGGACACTTTAAATAAAACTGTGAGGCACTAAAGGAGGAATGGTAACAAGTAGTTTCCCTGAATTACAGCTTGCGCAATGCACTGTGGGGAAACGGGAGTCGATCAGTTGTTGACAGAAAGTGAGCCCAGTTCCGACAAATCCTGTAATCAGGCCCAGGTGCAGCTGGAAAGATTTGTCAGGGGAGAGACCAATTTTTCGCACAATTCCGGAATAATTCACACTGTTGTTTATTTGTA is a genomic window of Clupea harengus chromosome 1, Ch_v2.0.2, whole genome shotgun sequence containing:
- the enpp2 gene encoding ectonucleotide pyrophosphatase/phosphodiesterase family member 2, whose protein sequence is MLPLKWVFYALIVLSGPRVYYAHVVKGRSGRSKASDDSRSHNPSSSPLTSLSGSCKNRCFELAEAEAPLCRCDNLCKPYNSCCSDFDEHCLKTEGRYECSKERCGETRNDQHACHCSEDCLAKGDCCTNYKSLCKGDVPWLTEECEEITSHECPAGFVRPPLILLSVDGFRASYMKRGSNVIPYIEKLRTCGTHAPYMRPVYPTKTYPNLYSIATGLYPESHGIVGNSMHDPVFESTFTIRGREKLKHRWWGGQPIWITAEKQGVKAGTFFWPVSIPLERRILTILQWLNLPDTERPYVYAMHNEHPDVYGHKLGPLSNDISVALKDLDKVVGHLMEGLKQMKLHRCVNVILVGDHGMEEANCDRTEFLNSYMTNVDDIFLIPGSLGRIRARNPNNAKYDAKAVVANLTCKKPGQHFKPYLKQHLPKRLHYAYNRRIEDIHIMVERKWHVARKPPERKPKCLFSGDHGYDNKINSMQTIFLGYGPSFNFKTKVPAFENIELYNIMCDLLGVKPVPNNGTHGSLNHLLKLPAHKPAMPEEVSKPTPSGPVGGVTDDLGCSCEDKNKVEELNQRVRQAIDDSKNLPHGRPAVMFQTKYSILHHSDFISAYSEVLSMPLWTSYTVPKQVDVTTLTDALSNCVRPDARIPPAYSQSCTGYKADKQISYGFLYPPQLASSQDARYDAVLITNTVPMYPAFKRMWTYFQKALVKRYASERNGVNIIAGPIFDYDYDGHRDTAEKMKQYVSGSIPIPTHFFVVVTSCLDFLHTVDLCDGPLSVFSFILPHRADNDESCNSADEEAKWVEELMKTHTARVRDVEILTGLDFYRRTSRSYQEILSLKTYLHTYESEI